The Erigeron canadensis isolate Cc75 chromosome 4, C_canadensis_v1, whole genome shotgun sequence genome window below encodes:
- the LOC122597555 gene encoding uncharacterized protein LOC122597555 — translation MYIRHQAACNRYDEYLEMAQRTSRECLQVFCDAMVETYEQEYLRRPTTHDILRLYEAHEERHHIPAYKYPTDPKEKKFKRLQESARKDVERAFGVLKQKWGILCRPFRQRSVKAIRNLVYTCVIMHNMIIQDDGRAISPVHIEDPRVQPNSQHDRLQEIRDEETHFRLRNDLTEHIATQELPYLDVTKD, via the exons ATGTACATCCGCCATCAGGCAGCTTGCAACCGATATGATGAGTACTTGGAGATGGCTCAAAGAACATCACGCGAATGTCTCCAGGTTTTTTGTGACGCCATGGTAGAGACATATGAGCAAGAATATCTGCGTAGACCAACAACGCATGATATTTTGCGATTATACGAAGCACATGAGGAGAGACATCACATTCCCG CGTACAAGTATCCAACCGATCCGAAAGAGAAAAAGTTTAAGCGGTTACAGGAGTCAGCTCGAAAGGATGTTGAACGTGCCTTCGGTGTTCTGAAGCAGAAATGGGGTATCCTTTGTCGACCGTTTCGACAAAGGTCGGTGAAAGCAATAAGGAACCTCGTCTATACGTGTGTCATAATGCACAACATGATTATTCAGGACGACGGTCGCGCTATCAGTCCGGTTCATATTGAAGATCCTCGGGTCCAACCTAACAGTCAACATGATCGTTTACAAGAGATACGGGACGAGGAGACACATTTTCGGCTCCGAAATGATCTTACGGAGCATATTGCGACTCAAGAGTTACCATATCTCGACGTCACTAAAGActag